The genomic DNA atatatacatgataaagctaactttcttaatttttagaaatctcGACAACCctcgtattattttatgaacaaATCTGATATCGAACGACTTCAAGAAGAGGAAAAATCCATGATCATGTAAATCGTACGATGTTGAACACCTGCATCGATTTCgcaattatatgattatactttaatatattcatgcaTTCCATTATGAATATTGAAATGTATGTTGAGAAGAGCCGACGAGAGACAAGATAAATATAGACTGCGGCAATTTGCAAAAGGATCCGAGATCTGATTCTCTACGctgcgtatatttttatttatatcaacaaTATCATTGTGTCCATTGTTTTTCatgtcaattataaaaaaaataaatatatctcaaaaaatcttttttaagcCCTTTCTCTATATGttcttttagaataaatatttaacattttaagttttatttgtgtatatacatgaagaatattttacgaaaaaattttgttatcagAGGATCCTTATTAATTCTCGTCGGCTATTTAGAAAAGTATTTTCGCAtgatatatatcattgaaaGTATATCGATTCATTGTAACTATGTCAAATGTTGAAACAATTTAGTgccttataaataaatgtaacgagactgcaatgtatataatatcatcattTCGCCAAACTATTCCAGTAGATGCATTCAGGTGTGTGTTaactttgtgtaaaaaaatatagaaaagtaaCCTTAgtagtgaaaataattttacaacgaTTTAAAGGATTAAGAATTTAAAGGCGATATTTGATGCCTTTAAAAGGAAAACCCAGGATTATTGATCATTctgctatttattataatttaattctctcaatgcttaataatcttaaattaagtTGTGCTTATTCGACATATCAACTAAGGTAAATTGAGatcaaaaaaagtttaatgttCCGATATGAAATTCCTAGCGTTGGTCTCGGTGGCATTATTTTGCCGCGTGATCATAAGATATTCCTCGGTGATTTCCTCGGGCTGgatcttattaaaatacatctgATCCTTGTGTACATAATATGTATCATCAAAGTTAAAATGCAATCCCAGCACTATATTTAATGCAGAGGTATCGTACGCGTGACAGCCGGAGTATCGATACTGTGGCTTTTTATTGAACCTACAGCCCGCTGACTGTGCACCTACGAAAATTTAGTTAAGAAAGCTTAACATTTAGCGaaccaattaaaaaaaattgatatgttcCCACtgacagatataaaaattatagagttatataaatgcataaatcaAAAGTATTTACCAATAGGGGAAATACAATCTCTCGTCAATGCACACTGGACCCAAGGTAGCATTACACTTTCcctaatgtttttaaaattactaattacTAAGTATGATGCTCTAATCAgtgggagaaagaaaaagctcTCAGCGGAGGCATGAAAGTATTCGTACATCTTTGGATGCGTTAGGGAACTAATGGCGTGCCTTGTAGGCCAAGTCAAAATTCCAGATTTTGGACAAAGATATTTCGAAATGTCTGAGGAATTCAGACGCACATTTGAGTCCATATAGATAATACTACCTAGCGTATTTAAAGCTGTCTGTGATACAAAAgcatgatttaataataaaattcttttggaAAACTATAAAGGCATTGTAGAAATTGTTACTCACTTGAATAACTAAAGGTCTATAAACATGCAGTGTGTCGTCTTCGACATGAGCAGGAAATGGGCTTAGATCAAAGTGAATCACATTACATCTTGTAGAGTTACAagcaaatctaatattttgtaaGGAATCTTCATTCAAACCAACACTATAAATCACAATACTATTATTTGGCAAAAAATGGCTGATGTTTCTAACAAAGCCATAAATATATTGCTCGTTTCCAGGCCTTACGAGTGACACAACCGTCACATTCTGAGGCTTGAGACTGATTGGTGTAGTGCTTGTCTGACCATCCAAACCAAGCAATGCAAGATATTTGGAATCTGTCACCAGACGTTTCTCCTCAACGTCTTTCAAATTTTCCTTAAAATGATATCTTACAGTTAATGcgacaaaaaaatgaaaaagtggCTTATCTgtcaaacaatatatttacctGGAAGTTTCGTAATTGTTTGTGAGTCTCTGTCACTAAAGTCTGAATGGAAGGTCGTTGATTGCTGAAAGCAATGAAAATGATGCTGCTTCCTGCTATGCAAATCAGCAACAATAGCAGGCCTTTGATACGCATCGCTCATCGTTTAATGAGATTTAAGGGGCAACCAGAGATAGTAATACCGATTACGTTATGTCAAGAACACCCTTTTTTAGGTTAGACTTTTCTCGCACCGtcataatatattacgttGCAAAAGATCGTGAAAACTCATAACTGATGCAAGAATAATTAAAGCCTTTTCAACCTAATGTTTACAAAATTAGAGATTAGATCAAGACTccgataattattttccgtGATTTTGACAGATATTCATTCCGTGAAGTATTTTATTCAACATAAACGCGCAAACATACAAAACTAAACAGATTAGGTAGAAACGAAACTGATATATGTAGTGTCGACACTATATAATGTTGATTcgatacataaataaagaagCAAATGTGGCGTCGCGATTTCTGATTGGTAGTTTCTCCATCTGATTGAAGTGGCCATGTTGAAACCATAGCGAAGCAGATGACATGCTGTCAAGTCCGTATCAGACaatgtattaaaaagagattaaagattgaaatttgactAATAAGATCAAAAGAagctaaaatttctttgtctgAGAAACCCATTTATGATTGAGATTTAAGATTGAAAATTGCGCccaatcaaaagaaaaatgttttaatttctttttaatttttaatacattgtcTGATTATTGATACGAGCTTTAACACTTTAatgattgtaaataattttgattttaattatacaattaaaaatatctaaaataaactaaattattgttttacgctattttttcattattttcattagttATTATTCATCTTTTCTCATCTTACATACttgttaaatgaaaaaaattttattctttatttttatatctttagcttctctctaaattttatagacagatttataattagtatataaataatattaagtattattatataattttggttAGTTTAAACacacaaaaacatttttatttataatttataattgtaaataatgatAGCAATAAtggtaacaataataaaataatttagtttatcAAAAATAGAGCTAGACAAAAGTGACTAATATATGAGTATTATGTAATACTTATTTGGACAATATTTATAAGGTTGACTTCGCTGTATTCTCATCGGAGTCTGGACTAAGTTCCAAAACggtgaaaaattttctctgcgaggaaaatattttacttgatGGCCGGCTTGGAATCAATCAGAAACGCTTAAAAAGTTTCGGAACAGCCATCGAGTAAAATATTCCTCGGAGAGTATGTTTTGGAATGCAGCCAGTTTAGAATGCAAAGAAAGAATTAACACAATTTTTGAAGCTGAAGCTTTAGCAATGCAGTATGC from Cataglyphis hispanica isolate Lineage 1 chromosome 21, ULB_Chis1_1.0, whole genome shotgun sequence includes the following:
- the LOC126857452 gene encoding uncharacterized protein LOC126857452 isoform X1, with protein sequence MRIKGLLLLLICIAGSSIIFIAFSNQRPSIQTLVTETHKQLRNFQENLKDVEEKRLVTDSKYLALLGLDGQTSTTPISLKPQNVTVVSLVRPGNEQYIYGFVRNISHFLPNNSIVIYSVGLNEDSLQNIRFACNSTRCNVIHFDLSPFPAHVEDDTLHVYRPLVIQTALNTLGSIIYMDSNVRLNSSDISKYLCPKSGILTWPTRHAISSLTHPKMYEYFHASAESFFFLPLIRASYLVISNFKNIRESVMLPWVQCALTRDCISPIGAQSAGCRFNKKPQYRYSGCHAYDTSALNIVLGLHFNFDDTYYVHKDQMYFNKIQPEEITEEYLMITRQNNATETNARNFISEH
- the LOC126857452 gene encoding uncharacterized protein LOC126857452 isoform X2, translated to MRIKGLLLLLICIAGSSIIFIAFSNQRPSIQTLVTETHKQLRNFQENLKDVEEKRLVTDSKYLALLGLDGQTSTTPISLKPQNVTVVSLVRPGNEQYIYGFVRNISHFLPNNSIVIYSVGLNEDSLQNIRFACNSTRCNVIHFDLSPFPAHVEDDTLHVYRPLVIQTALNTLGSIIYMDSNVRLNSSDISKYLCPKSGILTWPTRHAISSLTHPKMESVMLPWVQCALTRDCISPIGAQSAGCRFNKKPQYRYSGCHAYDTSALNIVLGLHFNFDDTYYVHKDQMYFNKIQPEEITEEYLMITRQNNATETNARNFISEH